AATATGGTATGTGGACAGCCCCAGCATTATTGTAGGTGCAATCAAAAACAAGGGATCAGATAATGTGGTACTTTTCCTCTGGGATGACTCATACAGACATGATATGATTTCCATTGGCTTCAGTAATGTCTATAAGCTCCCTCTTGCAGCTGATGAAAGCATATTTAAAGCTATAAAACTCTCCAAAAAGGCATACAGGAGATATTACAGCCAGGCGGCCTTTGTCGGCAACTCCATGGTAGATGCCTACAGATGGCAGGTCAGGAAAATTCCAGAGGGATTCAACGAAATTGTCGAAGAGATGGCCCGACTGCTCTCCAAAAAAAGGATATCCTTTGGAGAAGTCCTGAATTTACAGGATGCACGTACTGTTGCGAGATTAAATGAACTTTCAGAAAAAGACCTGGGAGCACTGGAGGCAGCGGTTTACTGGAGGGCCACCATGATCCATCGTTTAAAGGCGGTCAGAAGGCTCGGTGAATTCTCTCCTGTTATATACGGCGATGATGGATGGAAGGAATTGCTCGATGATTCCTATGATCTAAGGAAGAAGGTAAATTATTATGACGTGCTTCCACTTGTTTATAACGCAACTGATATCAACTTCAACGCTACAAGCCTTCAGATGAGGGAGGCAGTGAATCAGAGGGTCTTTGATGTGCCGGCATGTGGTGCATTTCTACTTACAGATCACCAAAGTGCAATTGAAGAACTCTTTGATGTGGGAAAGGAAGTAATTACGTATAAAGACAAAGAAGAGATCCCGGAGCTTGTAAAATATTATCTCAACCATGGAGATGAACGCAAAAAG
This genomic window from bacterium BMS3Abin08 contains:
- the ykvP_3 gene encoding spore protein YkvP is translated as MDSPSIIVGAIKNKGSDNVVLFLWDDSYRHDMISIGFSNVYKLPLAADESIFKAIKLSKKAYRRYYSQAAFVGNSMVDAYRWQVRKIPEGFNEIVEEMARLLSKKRISFGEVLNLQDARTVARLNELSEKDLGALEAAVYWRATMIHRLKAVRRLGEFSPVIYGDDGWKELLDDSYDLRKKVNYYDVLPLVYNATDINFNATSLQMREAVNQRVFDVPACGAFLLTDHQSAIEELFDVGKEVITYKDKEEIPELVKYYLNHGDERKKIAASARDRVLREHTYKHRVRKIIEVMKKRFG